The following DNA comes from Paraburkholderia phytofirmans PsJN.
AAGCACGCGCTCGAGCGTCAGCGGACTGCGCCGGTACTGGATCGACAGTTCGCTGATCGTGGCGCGTGCGGCATCGCGCAGCGGACCCAGCGCGGCGAGCACCGGCATCACGCGTTCGCGCAACAGCCTGAGCGGTCCGTGATCGGCCTCGGCCATTTGGGTAATGAAGCCGGTCTGCCGCAGCACGTCACGTTCGATCGGATGACGTTCGGTGTGATAGGTGTCGAGCAGCCGATCCGGCGCCGCGCTCTTCATGACACGCGCCAGCTTCCAGCCGAGATTGAGCGCCTCCTGAATACCGGTGTTCATGCCTTGCGCGCCGGCCGGACTGTGCACATGCGCGGCGTCGCCCGCGAGAAAGATGCGGCCCACACGCAACCGGTCCACCATGCGGCTGTTCACATGGAAATACGCGGACCACGCCAGATCCGACACATCGACCCGCTCGCGCACGCGCCGCGCGATCAGCGCCTTGCATTCCTCGAGCGACGGCGCCGGCACCTTGTTCAACGGCGGTTCGCCCAACACCGCAGGCGTCGCGGCGGGCGCGAGCGCGGCAGGCTCGAGCGCATGATCCGCAATCAGGCGATGCCGGCCGTGGCCCATCGGAAAGAGCGCAACCAGACCTTCGCCTGACGCGAAGATATGAAACTCGTCTTCGGGCCAATCGGTTTCGGCGTGCAGATCGGCGAGCAGGAACGTCTGCTCGAAGGTCTTGCCTTCGAAGTTCAGACCCAGCCGGTGACGGATCGCGCTATGCGCGCCGTCGGCGGCGATCATGTACGACGGACGCATCGTCTCCGTGTGACCGTCCGCGCGGCGCAGCGTCGCCTGAATGCTGGCGGAGCCTTGCGCGAACATGGTCAGCTCGA
Coding sequences within:
- a CDS encoding FAD-dependent monooxygenase, whose product is MDAAANDASPVLIVGAGPTGLAAAMSLARAHIPVRLIDKAMQPNPYSRAIGIQARTLELLEQHRLVEPFLELGHRARIANLFSNGMRLAQLDFDPLHTRYPYLLFLDQSVTERLLAEHLATLGVTVERGVELTMFAQGSASIQATLRRADGHTETMRPSYMIAADGAHSAIRHRLGLNFEGKTFEQTFLLADLHAETDWPEDEFHIFASGEGLVALFPMGHGRHRLIADHALEPAALAPAATPAVLGEPPLNKVPAPSLEECKALIARRVRERVDVSDLAWSAYFHVNSRMVDRLRVGRIFLAGDAAHVHSPAGAQGMNTGIQEALNLGWKLARVMKSAAPDRLLDTYHTERHPIERDVLRQTGFITQMAEADHGPLRLLRERVMPVLAALGPLRDAARATISELSIQYRRSPLTLERVLDGGPRAGERAPDALVHVVDGPLGRAPGVGCIFDLHDPAFFSLFLLVPPLPVDETPLDPAAKHAPPPDPEMERVAAEVERLLPGAVRIWRITDTNGDGGPALSESYGRTRPSFYLVRPDGYISARGRTGSDLHGLLRHCEAWFTVNGELPEQAAL